The following coding sequences are from one Devosia neptuniae window:
- a CDS encoding P-loop NTPase family protein: MATPARPDMDETGAARGQLAFELPHVPAQGEGDFLVGEGNALAHGRILAFPHWSEPLTLLIGAAASGKSHLARIFADRSGAHFAGVDELEALATQGGQHPLIVEDVDRLGYDEAGLFHLLNQSMRDQRAILLTAREEVAQWPLATDDVRSRARRATAFSLEMTDDIQLSQMFVKLFGDRQIKVDPRIIGYLVARMERSTEEVAILADLMDRLALAKGTAITRSIAADALDRRAVARGAVQHEQDWDGPNDE, from the coding sequence ATGGCGACGCCAGCGCGGCCTGACATGGACGAGACGGGTGCCGCAAGGGGGCAGCTTGCCTTCGAGCTGCCGCATGTTCCGGCCCAGGGCGAAGGCGATTTCCTGGTGGGCGAGGGCAATGCCCTGGCGCATGGGCGGATCCTGGCCTTTCCGCATTGGTCCGAGCCGCTGACGCTGCTGATCGGGGCCGCGGCCTCGGGCAAATCGCATCTGGCGCGAATTTTCGCCGATCGCAGCGGCGCACATTTCGCGGGGGTGGATGAGTTGGAGGCGCTGGCGACGCAGGGCGGGCAGCACCCCTTGATTGTCGAGGATGTGGATCGGCTGGGTTATGACGAGGCGGGGCTGTTTCACCTGCTCAACCAATCGATGCGCGACCAGCGCGCCATCTTGCTGACGGCGCGCGAAGAGGTTGCGCAATGGCCGCTGGCGACCGATGATGTCCGCTCTCGGGCCCGGCGGGCGACCGCGTTCAGCCTCGAAATGACGGACGACATTCAATTGTCACAGATGTTCGTGAAACTGTTCGGCGATCGGCAGATCAAGGTCGATCCCAGAATCATCGGCTACCTCGTGGCGCGCATGGAGCGCTCTACCGAGGAAGTCGCGATTCTTGCTGACCTCATGGATAGGCTGGCCTTGGCAAAGGGTACGGCCATTACCCGCAGCATCGCCGCCGATGCGCTCGACCGCCGCGCGGTCGCTCGCGGCGCGGTGCAGCACGAACAGGATTGGGATGGGCCGAACGATGAATGA
- a CDS encoding AI-2E family transporter, with amino-acid sequence MTLRNQVLIWVAFLVVLVLLLWLFRGILLPFVVGAALAYLLNPLVNQLQKWRFGRGWATAVVLLSVITIFVSLFFMLVPLIGQQVIGLIQRLPGYVTDLQALITRWSPEINEWLGPERAAQLQTSISGMATQVLGFIATLPAELVNIGLTGAGVIGFTLLTPVVAFYLLLDWEGMVRGLQGLLPRDSRGEINGILSDIDKSMAGVIRGQGGVLLIDAAYYATALSLLGLNFGLAVGLMAGLLSFIPFVGFAFGFALSVGIAIVQFWPNYWMVVAVCAIFLGWQFIEGNILYPKLVGSSININPVWLMFALLAFGALFGFVGLLLAVPLAAIVAVLIRYGVKKYKSSALYQGTNGDADGDASAA; translated from the coding sequence ATGACACTGCGCAATCAAGTCTTGATCTGGGTCGCATTCCTGGTGGTGCTGGTGCTGCTGCTTTGGCTGTTCCGCGGCATCCTGTTGCCCTTTGTGGTGGGCGCGGCACTGGCCTATCTGCTCAACCCGCTGGTCAACCAGTTGCAGAAGTGGCGCTTCGGGCGCGGTTGGGCCACCGCAGTCGTGCTGCTGAGCGTCATCACCATCTTTGTCAGCTTGTTCTTCATGCTGGTGCCGCTGATTGGCCAGCAGGTGATCGGTCTGATCCAGCGGTTACCGGGCTATGTTACCGATCTGCAGGCGCTGATCACCCGCTGGTCGCCCGAAATCAACGAATGGCTGGGGCCGGAGCGGGCCGCCCAATTGCAGACCAGCATCAGCGGCATGGCTACGCAAGTGCTTGGCTTTATCGCTACGCTACCGGCCGAACTGGTCAATATCGGCCTGACCGGAGCCGGAGTCATCGGCTTTACGCTGTTGACCCCGGTGGTGGCTTTCTACCTCTTGCTCGACTGGGAAGGCATGGTGCGCGGCTTGCAGGGGCTACTGCCTCGGGATTCGCGAGGCGAAATCAACGGCATCCTCAGCGATATCGACAAGTCCATGGCCGGCGTTATTCGCGGGCAGGGCGGCGTGCTGCTGATCGACGCGGCCTATTATGCTACGGCGCTGAGCCTGCTCGGCCTGAACTTCGGATTAGCGGTGGGCCTGATGGCCGGGCTGCTCAGCTTCATTCCGTTTGTGGGCTTCGCTTTCGGCTTCGCGCTTTCGGTTGGCATCGCCATCGTGCAGTTCTGGCCCAATTACTGGATGGTGGTGGCGGTCTGCGCCATTTTCCTGGGCTGGCAATTCATTGAGGGCAATATTCTCTATCCCAAGCTGGTCGGCTCCTCGATCAACATCAACCCGGTCTGGTTGATGTTCGCGCTGCTGGCTTTTGGCGCCCTGTTCGGCTTTGTCGGCCTGCTACTGGCAGTGCCGCTGGCGGCGATCGTTGCCGTGCTGATCCGCTATGGCGTCAAGAAATACAAATCCAGCGCGCTCTACCAAGGCACCAATGGGGACGCCGATGGCGACGCCAGCGCGGCCTGA
- the purM gene encoding phosphoribosylformylglycinamidine cyclo-ligase, with product MSDPQNLTSNGLSYKQAGVDIDAGNALVEAIKPAVRSTRRPGADGEIGGFGGLFDLKAAGFTDPVLVAANDGVGTKLKIAIDTGNHSTIGIDLVAMCVNDIIVQGAEPLFFLDYFATGKLDVEQGTAIVSGIAEGCRIAGCALIGGETAEMPGMYHGNDYDLAGFAVGAAERGTLLPRPDIAAGDILVAIASSGVHSNGYSLVRKIVELSGIDWYMDAPFAPGQSLSEALLTPTRIYVKPLLAALKAGIGIKALAHITGGGFIDNIPRVLPDHLAAHVDLNAITVPKVYAWLSHIGGMNEREMLRTFNCGVGMLVAVTPEDAEKLVEQLNAAGETAGIVGKLTERTGEPVTFEGKLSL from the coding sequence ATGTCCGATCCTCAAAACCTGACATCAAACGGTCTCTCATACAAGCAGGCCGGTGTCGACATCGATGCAGGCAATGCGCTGGTCGAGGCCATCAAGCCCGCCGTCCGCTCCACCAGGCGCCCGGGTGCCGATGGCGAGATCGGCGGCTTCGGCGGCCTGTTCGATCTGAAGGCCGCCGGATTTACCGATCCGGTTCTGGTCGCGGCCAATGACGGGGTGGGCACAAAGCTCAAGATTGCCATCGATACCGGCAATCATTCCACCATCGGCATTGATCTCGTGGCCATGTGCGTCAACGATATCATCGTGCAGGGCGCCGAGCCGCTGTTCTTCCTCGACTATTTTGCCACCGGCAAGCTGGATGTCGAACAGGGCACGGCCATTGTGTCGGGCATTGCCGAGGGCTGCCGCATTGCCGGCTGCGCGCTGATTGGCGGGGAAACCGCTGAAATGCCGGGCATGTATCACGGCAATGACTATGATCTGGCCGGTTTTGCCGTCGGCGCTGCCGAGCGCGGCACCCTCCTGCCCCGCCCCGACATCGCCGCTGGTGACATTCTGGTGGCCATTGCCTCCTCGGGTGTGCATTCCAACGGCTATTCGCTGGTGCGCAAGATTGTCGAACTGTCGGGCATTGATTGGTACATGGACGCGCCCTTCGCGCCCGGCCAGTCATTGTCCGAAGCCTTGCTCACCCCCACCCGCATCTATGTCAAGCCGCTATTGGCCGCGCTCAAGGCCGGCATCGGCATCAAGGCGCTCGCCCACATTACCGGCGGCGGCTTCATCGACAATATTCCGCGTGTGCTGCCCGACCATCTGGCAGCCCATGTCGATCTCAACGCCATCACCGTGCCCAAGGTCTATGCCTGGCTCAGCCACATTGGCGGCATGAACGAGCGCGAAATGCTGCGCACCTTTAACTGCGGCGTCGGCATGCTCGTTGCGGTAACGCCTGAAGATGCCGAAAAGCTGGTCGAACAGCTCAATGCCGCCGGGGAAACCGCTGGTATCGTCGGCAAGCTCACCGAGCGAACCGGCGAGCCGGTAACCTTTGAAGGCAAGCTCTCGCTGTGA
- the purN gene encoding phosphoribosylglycinamide formyltransferase, with product MQALIEAAKAPDYPAEIVGVLSNRAAAPGLALAASQGIATASLAQSKFPSRDMFEDIMTQTLESWDVDIVCLAGFMRILGEDFVNRWAGRMINIHPSLLPLYRGLHTHERALADGAKVHGCTVHFVTPGLDEGAAILQAEVPVLPGDTPDTLSARVLVEEHRIYPEALRMLASGEIAPL from the coding sequence ATGCAGGCGCTGATCGAGGCCGCCAAAGCGCCGGATTATCCGGCCGAAATCGTGGGCGTGCTCTCCAATCGCGCTGCCGCTCCCGGCCTGGCCCTGGCGGCCAGTCAGGGCATTGCCACCGCATCGCTGGCGCAGAGCAAATTTCCCAGCCGGGACATGTTCGAAGACATCATGACCCAGACGCTCGAAAGCTGGGATGTCGATATCGTCTGCCTCGCCGGCTTCATGCGCATTCTGGGCGAAGATTTCGTCAATCGCTGGGCCGGCCGGATGATCAACATCCACCCATCCCTTTTGCCGCTCTACCGAGGGCTGCATACCCACGAGCGAGCACTTGCCGACGGCGCCAAGGTGCATGGCTGCACTGTACACTTCGTGACCCCGGGCCTCGACGAGGGCGCCGCCATCCTGCAGGCCGAAGTGCCGGTCTTGCCCGGCGACACCCCGGACACCCTTTCCGCCCGCGTGCTGGTCGAGGAACACCGCATCTATCCCGAGGCCCTGCGCATGCTGGCCTCGGGCGAGATTGCGCCGCTTTAG